CAAATTTTTCCGATCTCGAATTCGAGATCCACAGTGGCGGACAACCGTATTACTATTACCTGATTTCCATTGAATAATTCAGGAGGAGAAGATGTACCTACAGAACGTAATAGCTAACCTCAACAACTACTGGTCATCCATGGGATGCATCATAGATCAGCCTTACGACGTTGAGATGGGTGCGGGGACCTTTCATCCATCCACCTTCTTGAGATCTCTGGGCAAGAAGCCGTGGAAGGTGGCCTTCATTCAACCAAGCAGACGACCAACAGATGGCCGTTACGGTGAAAACCCTATGAGAGTTCAGCGCTACTTCCAGTATCAGGTGATAATCAAGCCAAATCCCGAGAATTCACAGGAGTTATACCTAGGATCTCTGCAAGCGTTGGGCATAAATCCCGTCGAGCACGATATTCGATTCGTGGAAGACAACTGGGAGTCACCCACACTCGGTGCCTGGGGAGTTGGTTGGGAGGTCTGGCTAGATGGAATGGAAGTGACCCAATTCACTTACTTCCAGCAGATTGGTGGTATCGACGTCGATCTGGTCTCCCTGGAAATAACCTACGGACTTGAAAGGATAACCATGTACCTACAAAAGAAAGATAACATATTCGATATAGATTGGAATGGAGAATTCAAATACGGCGATGTCTTTCTGGAGAACGAGAAAGAGTTTTCAGCCTACAACTTCGATGTGGCAGATACCGCAAAACTCTTCGATTTCTACAGAATGTACCGCGACGAATTCGATCTCTGTTTGAAGAGCGGATTAATCAGACCTTCTTACGACTATATGATCAAATGCTCCCATGCTTTCAACCTTCTAGATGCGAGAAACGCCATAAGCGTCTCTCAGAGGCAGAGTTATATCAAATCTATAAGGGAGATGGCCCGGTCGGTGGCGCAGGCTTACGTTGACAGGGAGGGTGAGAGCGATGCATAAGCAAAAAGCGTTGCTTGAAATTGGAGTCGAAGAGCTCCCCTCTAGTGAAGTATCGGCGATAAGAAACCAACTAAGAGAGAAAATCGAGAAGAGCTTACAGGCTACTAGATTGGACTACGATGGACTCAAAGTCTTCACGGCCAGCAGAAGATTCGGATTGTACATCGACGGGCTCTCTCCAAAGCAACCCGATTACCTCGAAGAGAAGAAAGGTCCGTCGGAGAAGATAGCTTACAAAGATGGAGAGCCTTCCAGAGCCTTGATAGGCTTTCTCAAAAGCAACGGTGCAGGAATTGAAGATATAACCGTTAAAGACGGTTATGTTTATATAGAAAGGAATATACCGGGAAAATCGTCGCTGGAGATTCTGCCCGGTATATTCAGGCAGGCAGTTCTGTCGCTTGAGTTCAAAAAGCCTATGCGCTGGGGTGATGGAACGTACAGATTCGTCAGGCCCGTGAAATGGGTCGTATCCATGATAGACAAAACCGTTCTCGAGATGGAGCTCTTCGGAAAAAAAGCCTCCGATACGACTAAAGGCCACAGATTCTATTTTGATGAAATACGCGTCTCTCCCGAGGATTACTTTGAAAAATTGAGAGAGGCGCTTGTTATCGCTGACGGTTCGGAACGGGAGAGACGCGTCCTTTCGGAGATAGAGAAAACCGGAGAGCTCCTCCAGGGAAAGATACCTATCGACGGAGAGTTGCTCGAAGAAGTGGTCTCCCTCACAGAGTATCCAACGGCCGTTGTTGGACGTTTCATGGAGAAGTATCTGTCACTACCGCCAGAGGTGATAATCGTCACGATAAAGCATCACCAGAGGACCTTCCCCGTGTACAGAGAAGGGGTGTTGACCAATAATTTCGTTGCATTCCAGGACGGCCCGGGAGACCCTCTCGGGAATATCAAGCAAGGCTACGAAGACGTTATAAACGCACGACTCGAAGACGCCTTCTTCTATTACGAGAAGGATCTCGAGAAACCTCTGGAAAGCTACGTGCCTGGTCTGGAAGAAATACTCTTTCAGAAAGGTCTCGGCTCGTTCATGGATAAATCGAAGAGAACGGCGGCGTTGGCACTCGAAATCGGAAAGCTTCTCAAGGCCAAGGGTGGAGAGCTGGAAAATATCGAAAGAACTGCTCTTCTGGGCAAGGCCGATCAGGTTACACGGGTTGTCCAGGAATTCCCGGAAGTCCAGGGAGTCATGGGAAGGATATACGCCGAAAAATCCGGTGAGAGCGAAGAGGTGGCTCTCGGGATCGAAGAACACTATCATGACCAGAAAGTTCCCACGACCCTCAGTGGCGCAGTCGTGGGCGTTGCAGACAGGATAGATACAGTCGTCGGAAACTTCACGATCGGCAATGTTCCTTCGGCCTCGAAGGATCCCTATGCATTGAGGCGAAAGATGGCTTTTATATTCAGGACTATGAATTACCTGGGATGGAAGATCGATCTTGAAGGGCTTTTAAAGACGAGCGCCGGTATCCTCGGCGGTCAGGCGTTCGATACTTTGCAGTCTGTAGCCTCCTTCTGTCGTTCCCGGTATGAATCATACCTTCTCGAACAGGGTTTCTCGATCAACGTTACCAGGGCAGTCAGCGACTGGTGGAGACTCCCTTATCTGGGCGAGAGAGCCGCGAAAGCTATAACCGAATACATTGAAAAGGCTGAATTCACGGACCTTCTGATCGCTTACCAGAGGGTTCACAATATAAGTAAGAACCACGATTCCGACGCGTTCGAAGGCTCGAAGTTCATGGAACAGGCCGAGAGAGATCTCTTCAACAAATACCTCGAATGTTTAGAGAGTGTCAATTCGGCCCTTGAAAAAGACGATTTCGAAAAAGCGCTTCATCTCCTCACAGGATTGAAATCATCGATAGACAGGTACTTCGACGATGTCTTCGTTATGGATAACCAGGAAGATATAAGGCTGAACAGGCTAGGCTTCCTCAAATCGCTAGATGGGCTCTTCCTGAAAGTAGGGGATCTCTCCCTGCTTCTGGAAGAAGAGAGAAAATGAGCGAAATCTTCAAATCCGGGATAGTCGCCCTCGTTGGAAAGCCTAACGTTGGCAAGTCATCGCTCATTAACCGAATAATCGGTGAAAAGATAGCCATAGTTTCCGATAAGCCGCAGACTACCAGAAACCGCATCGGTGGTATCTACACGACCGAACACGGTCAGATAGTTTTCTACGACACTCCCGGAATACACAAGCCTCTACACAAACTCGGCCAGTACATACTGAAAGTTGCGACCTCCTCTCTGTTGGGCGTCGATCTTCTGCTGGTTATGGTCGATCCCACCGACGGACTCAGGGAATCTGACAGACTGGTAGCCACCCACGTCAATGGAAGCCGCGTCCCGGTTTTTCTGGTGATAAACAAAATAGATGCTTACAGTGACGGAAAACTCCTGCATAACTTCTCGGAAAACGCTTCCCGTCTTTTCGAGAATGTTCTGGAACGCTTTTATATCTCCGCTGAAAAGGGTACTGGTGTCGATTCAATGATAGAGGCCATTTTCAAATTTCTTCCTTCTGGAAAGCTCCTCTTTCCCGAAGATTACATAACCGATCGTTCCTCAAGATTCATGGCTTCGGAAATCGTCAGGGAGAAAGTCCTCCTGCATACTCACCAGGAAATCCCACATTCGGTCGGAGTCTCAGTTCAAGAGTTCAAGGATGAGGGCGAATTGTTGAGGATAAGGGCCGATATCGTTGTGGAGAGGAACAGCCAGAAACCCATAATACTCGGCAAAGGCGGTTCTATGATAAAACTCATTGGTAGCGACGCCCGAAGGGACATGGAGTACATCTTCGATCAGAAAGTCTTTCTCGATCTCTTCGTGAAAGTCAGAGAAAAGTGGAGAGATAAGGATTCAATGATACAGGAGTTCACCAATCTGAAAGACGAACTCAGTTGAAACCGGGAGGGTTAGTATGAAAAAGAGCCGTGCAAGGATTGTACTTTTTCTCATGCTCTTCATGATGGTTTTTCTCAATGCGGATCAAATGGTAATGTCTCCGAACATCGGAGAAATAGAGGCCGAATTCGCTATAACCAAGGCAGATATCGGTCTGATTCAGGGATCTTTCACGATCGTGGGCGCCCTGGTCTCGCTGGCCTGGGGTTTTCTGGCCGATAAGTACAATAGGAAGCTTCTATTGTTGCTGAGCGTGCTGGTCGGAGAGATACCCTGTTTCCTCTCGGCCTTCGTCCAGAGCTTTCCACAGTTGTTCATAACCAGAGCCTTGACTGGAATCGGCGTTGGGGCACTCTTTCCGGTAGTTTTCTCCTTTGCGGGAGATACTTTTAAAGAATCGCACAGGCCAAAGGTCAACGCCTTTCTTTCGACAGCCATATCGCTCGGGGCAATAGTGGGAATGGTTATAGCCGGCTTCACCGGTTCAACGCTGGGATGGCGCATTCCATTCATAATCGTCTCTCTTCCCAACATCTTTCTGGCCTTGGCCTTCTACTTCCTGGCCGAGGAACCCAGGAGAGGCGCCGCCGAGGTGGCCGTTGGAGATCTGGTAGATAAAGGTTACAGCTACACCGGCAGGGTGAAGCTCTCCGATTATCTCAACCTCTTCAGAGTCAGGACCAATCTGGTGCTCTTCATACAGGGAATACTGGGTACTATTCCCTGGGGTGCTATCCCTTATTATCTGGTCAACTACTTCGAGACCTACAAAAACCTTTCGAAGGAATCGGCCACTCTTATCTTCATTTTTTTCGGCGTGGGGAACGTTCTCGGGATCTTTCTGGGCGGTCTGCTCGGAGGTTTGCTTTACAAAAGGAAGCCTTCCTACATGCCTCTTTTCAGCGGCGGTATGACTATCGCAGGAACATTTGTTGCCCTTGGTGCCCTGAACTTCCCGCCGGTTGAAGGTACAGGTGGTTTTTTCACACTTGGAATTCTTGGGATGGTTGCGGCAGCGACGGCCTCGATGACCGGTCCAAATATGAAAACCATGCTTATGAACGTTAACGAGCCGGAAAGCAGGGGCAGGATCTTCTCGGTTTTCAACCTCACCGATTCTCTGGGCACGGGGTTCGGTCAGTTCTTCGCTGGCACTCTCGCCACCGCCGTCGGCTCTCTGGGCGTAGCCATGAACGCTTCGGCGCTCTTCTGGTTGCCCTGCGGGCTCGTTCTTCTCGTCGCCGCGTTGACCTTCCCGCGAGACATCGCCAGGCTACATACGAGGATGCAGGAAGTGGCGAAAACAATGGAAAGTTGTAAATGAAAGCTATCTGAAAAATTTTTTATACCGAATGACTTCTCGATTTTGATTCTGGAGAAAAAAGTTGTATAATAAAGATGCTGAAGTAACCCTCAGACCGCTTCGCTGCCCTCGAAAGGGGCAGCAATTTTTTTCGTTTTTGGTCTCTCTTCCTCATCTTCCGTGTTCAAGGCCTTCCCGATTTTGCTCGAATCGAGATTCCGGCCAGATAACCCGTCGAGAAAGCCGCCTGGAGATTGTATCCGCCCGTCTCTCCGTCGAAGTCAAGAACCTCGCCGGCGAAGAAGAGATTGGGAACCAGACGCGATTCCATGCTCCTGGAGTTAACCTCCGTGATTGAAATACCCCCTCTCGTCATCATGGCGGTGAGAAAGTCCCCGGTTTTGGAAACTTTCATCTCGAGACTTGTGAGAAGCCTCTCCAGTTTCTTCCTTTCCTGCTTTTTTATCTCAGCTCCCGTTCTCGCCGCTGCACCGGAGAGTTCCACAAGCTTTTCGATCAACCTCTCCGGCAGATCCAGATCGGCCAAGATATTCTTGACGTTCTTCTTGCCATTGATGGTCAATCTCTCCAAAAGAAGCCTGTCCGCATCTTCCCTCTTCCAACCGGCGAGGTTGATAAGCAGAGTGTCTCCCGGGAGTATCTCTCTGGAGAGATGCAAGATCGCTGGGCCGGATAGTCCCGTATGGGTCAGCAGGAGATCCTCTCTTCTTTCGGCTATCTTGCCCCCGTTCCTCCAGAGAGAGACTTTGGCCTGCTTTATGGAGATTCCCGAGAGGTCTGATAAGGGAAAGTCGTCTATATATACGGCTGAAAGTGCCGGCCTTGGCTCTTGAATAGTGTGTCCCATCTTTTGCGCGAAGAGGTAACCATCCCCCGACGAACCGGTGTAGGGATAGCTCCTGCCACCGGTCGTTATGGCCAGGTAGTTGGCCTGAAAATCTCTCCCCGGAGTCTTGACAAGAAAGGTTCCGTCGTCTTTCCTATCGACGGATGTAACCCGACAGTTGCATTCGACGGTTATCCCTTGCTTTTCACACTCGGCCAGAAGTACTTCAAGTACATCCCTGGCGCTAAGTGTTGCAGGAAAGACTTTTCCGTCGTCTCTCACGGTCATCTTCAGCCCCCTCTTCTGAAAGAACTCGATCAGTCTGGAACTGTCAAAAGCCATAAGGGCTGGCTTGAGAAACCTTTCTGCTTCGATCCCGAAGTAATGCTTCAGCATTTGCTTCGGGGCCTTCAAGTTTGTGAGGTTGCATTGTCCCGAACCCGTCATCAGAAGCTTTTTGCCGGGCGAGTCGTTTTTATCGAGTACGGTGACGTTTCTCCCCTCGGTCGTACAGCTTATGGCAGTGAAAAGGCCGGCCGGACCGGCACCTATAACCAATATATTCCTCAATTTGAAGACCTCCTATCGCATCTGGCCGTCTTTTTCGAATGGGCGGATTTTTAAGCTCATGAACGTCTTATCGAGCGTATCCGGGAAAGACCGGCGATAATCTCACTCCGCGCGCTGAACAGGAAGAACGCGAAGAAAACTGCGTTCCCCAGCAGTAGCCATAGCAGGGTGGTAGAAAAATACTTCAAGACGAAAACAAAAAGATAGAGAGCCACAGCACAAATCAAAAGCAGTAAGATCCTCCTGAAGGGCATGAATTTCATTCCCTCCTTTTTCATGAGGAGATTGTAAATCACGGTCGAATTCAGTGAAACTAACGAGGTGCTGGCGGCTATGCCTGCGTGGCCGAGAGGCTCTAACAGTAACCAGTCGAAGAGAACATTGAGCATTATGGATATGAAGGATATAAGGGTTATGAAGCGAAGTTTTTTTCGAGCTATGAAGTAGCTAGAACAAGTATGCGATACGGGCGAAATAACTATGAGTGCGCCGTAACCTATCAAGGCCATGCTGACGAGCTTCGTCGAATCGGCGTCGAATTCTCCACGCTGGTATATGAATCTCACTAGAGGTTCGGCCATGGATATCACCCATACCGCGAGAGGTAGGGCGATGTTTAGCGAACTTGTGACGGTTTTTCGAAGTCTTTCGCGTGTCTTTTCGTGCTCTCCGGATACGACGAATTCGGAGAGCTCTGTGTAGGAAGTCATCAAAAAGGCCGTCACGATGAACGTGATCAATCCCAGAAGTGTGTGTGCGTACTGGAGAGAGGAGACCCTCCCGGGTGGAAGCAGAGACACGAAGGCTTTATCGACCATTCCATTTATCAGACTCAGACTTCCCGATAGAATCAAAGGCAGAGAAAGGGTGAGCGTCTCGATTATTCTTGTCCCCCTATCCAATTTCAACACGAAAAGGTCACGCGATTGTAGAGCGTAGAGCAAAACCGTCAGAGCGTTTCCGACGATCCAAGCCAGTATATACGAGGCTTCCGAGAGAAAGGGGTAGGTGAAGAGGATAACCGGTATGGCCACAACGTTGAAGATCAGCTGGGAGATGCCGAACTGTATGAACCTCCTGCTGGCCTTCAAAAGAGTTCCCAGAAGGTTCTCCAGTCCACCTACTAATGGATATATCGAGAGAAATCTCAGCTTTCTAGAGGCATAGGCAATGGTTTCGTCGGAAAAACCAGGAGCGAAGAGCTTTATCACCAGATCGGGTATCAGCAAAAAAATAATGCCCATGGAGAGGAAAATAAGACTTCCCACCATAAACACAGTACCGGCGTATCTTTTCGAACGGAGGGCATCTTCTCTCTTTATAGAGTGATAGATAGGTACGAAGATCGAGGCTAGAGCTCCGGCGACTATGCTGGAGAGAGTGGTGGCGGGCGTCATGGCGATGAATACTGCGTCGAGATTGCCGGAAGTTCCGAAAAGACCGGCTATGAGCATCTCTCTGAAAAAGCCCATTCCCTTAGATATGATTGAGAATGTTAATATGGCCAGCGTCCCGACGGCAACCGAGCTGGATCTCGATATTTTTCGCATGCTTTCCTCCGATCTCCCTAACAAGTATATGATAGTTGTCGCTTTATTTCCTGCGTGGGTGCTAGAATTTCAGCGGGAGGTTCACGATAGATGAGAAGGTCGGCGTTTATAGTAATTTTCATAGTGATTTTCCTGATTTCTTCATGCGTCAGGGTCTCTTCGGCTTCGCTGAGATATATAAGGTTCACTTTCTCGCCGTGGGAGCCTTTTCTGGAGATTGTTCCCGGCGTAAGGCTATCGCTGGAAGGGGCTGAAAAAACAGCGACACTATCCTACGCGGTTCAAAGACTCTCCGGAGACAGTCTTTTGCTGGTCTTCGAGGAGGATAGGTCCCTTTCCGGAATAGTCATGGAGCTCTCTCACGAGTTGCTTGGAGTGGAAGTGTCGCAGGTGCTTATGGTACAGCCCCTGCTGAGAGATGGTGCCTTCTCGCTTGCCGATTCCGGTTACGAATTTTCTGTGAGCCGTGATGCTCTAGAAACCGTGGTGAGGTTCACTCAGCTCCCTTACTGCCTGCTCATAAGCAGGGCCGACGCCCTTTACTTTGCCCAGCATCTTCCCGGAAAGTACCTTCTCGAAGGAGATTTGCTTTATCACATAGGACCTAACTGGATCCCCTCGCATTCGGGCGTTTATCTCGGCGTCGATAGAGAGGCGGTCATGTCTAATGAAAACTACGGCTTCAACGACGGAGAGACCTTCGCCGATTCCTATCCCTACCAGACCCATGGTTTCAACCTCATCGAAGAGGGAGTCTTCGTCTTTCCAAACGACCTCGATGGTTCGAAATATGTCAACCTTTTCAACTACGACACATATTCTTCGCGCTGGTTGAAATATTGGGCTTCTGCCTTCACCGGTCCAAGAAGATACGTTGGAGAGCTCACCGGCGAGCAGAGAAGGAAGATCTCGAGGTATCTTTACAGGGTGTCCGATAACGGTGCTCTCTGGTCGGTTGGTCTGGCCTGGTCGGGTTACAGGGACCTTCCATTCACGAAAAGAGACCTTTACTCTTGCGTGGGTATTGTTGAAAAAGCTTACGAAAGCGCTGGAGCTAACATAGTACCTTTCTGGGACGACTGGTTCTATCTCAACTCCTTCGAAGAATTCTGCAGAACCATCGCAATCCCCTCGATCAGCGAGTACGAAGGCAATACGATCGAATTCAGGGTGAACACCCTATTGGCCGACTGGCAGTACGTTGGATCGACCGCATGGTACATTCCCGAATTCGCCTGGGTCTGGCGATCAACGGCCGAGGTCGAGCTGGTAGATTCTCCCGGAACCTTGACCAAAGAAGGAGATCACTGCATCTACAACTGGACTCCCACTCAGCCCGGAATGTACAAAGTGACCTTCAGATTTCACGGGCTTTTCGAGGGACATTCGGTTGAGAAGAGCCATACCCTTGAGATAAATGTGCTTCAAAAAAGATAGAGCTCCGGTCCATGCCAGCCATAAACGGAAAGATCGACCGTGTCACTCTCGTCGAACTCGACGCCTTCGCGTTCCAGGATAGCTTTCTGAAGAGAGTAACCGGCATGATCGCGTATGCTGATCCTGCCTTTGGAGTTTATCACACGTTGCCAGGGGACTTCGAGGTCGCTCACTCCAGCCATTGCGTATCCCACCATTAGGGCTGTACACCCCCCGACCATCCTGGCTATCTGTCCATAAGTGGCAACTTTACCGGAAGGTATCATTTTGACTGTTTCATAGATCCTTTTGTAAATTGATATCTCTTTCTCGTCCATCATCATCACCCAGAAACTCCACAATTTTTTAAAGGAACCGGCAGCGGACAGGCAGCAACCGTTGCCGGGAGATCGTAAAGAGATAGCTGAGCCTTTGCCGTTACTGCTCTACGGCTTCCATTCCGGCCTTTACCGCCTGGATGTTGAGTTCTATGAGGGTCGCTTTCTCGCCCGTGAGTTTCTTCTCAAAGGCCTTTCTCACACCTTCGAGCGTAACGGAGCCGGTCTTTGCGATATAGGCCCCAAGAACCACCATATTGGCCACTTTCATGTTTCCAAGCCTTTCTGCCACTGCACCGGCGTCGATCTTGACGATTTCTATGTCTTTTCTCGTGGACTCTCTGTCCACAACCGAGGTGTTGATTATCATAACTCCACCGGGCTGTATCTGCTTCTCGAACTTTATCAACGAGGGGATATTCATCACGATCAGCTCGTTGGGACTCTCGGTTATCGGAGAACCTATCGGTTCATCGTTTATTACTACCGTGCAGTTGGCTGTCCCTCCCCTCATCTCGGGCCCGTAGGAGGGGAGCCATGTGGTGTACTTTCCATCAAACATGCCTGCCGTCGCTATGACCTGACCCAGGAGCATCACTCCCTGTCCTCCGAATCCGGCAGCCACTAGAAGATGTTCTTTCATTTCAGATCACCGACCTTATCGACAAAAACACCGAGAGGGTATTCCTTTTTCATGTTTTCGTTCAACCACTTTATCGATTCGACCGGACTCAACCCCCAGTTCGTCGGACAGGTGGAAAGCACCTCGACCATCGCGAAGCCCAGACCCCTCAACTGAACCGTGAAAGCCTTCTTTATTGCTGCTTTTGCCTTTCGCACTTCCTGTGGAGAGCTAACCGCGACTCTTTCGAGATATATTATTCCGGCTGTCTCCTTTAGCAACTCCGATACGTGTAGCGGGAAGCCTTCGGTTTCGGATTTTCTCCCGTAAGGGGAAGTAGTGGTCTTCATCCCTAGCAGAGTGGTGGGAGCCATCTGGCCACCGGTCATTCCGTAGATCGCATTATTTACGAAGATGGTCGTTATCTTCTCTCCCCTGTTGGCGGCGTGAATTATTTCGGCCGTTCCGATGGCCGCAAGGTCACCGTCGCCCTGGTAGGTGAAGACCACTCTATCGGACAACGAGCGTTTCATCCCGGTGGCAACGGCCGGTGCCCTTCCGTGCGGCGCAACTGTACCGTCAACGTCGAAGAACTCGTAGGCGAAGACTGAGCAGCCCACAGGTGCGACCATCAACGTCTTTTCTCTTATGTTCAACTCGTCTATTGTCTCGGCTACAAGGCGGTGTATTATACCGTGATGGCATCCCGGACAGTATGAAAATTCCCTTTTTGCAAGCGATTCCGGTCTTTTGTAAGTCGCTTCAATCATATATCATCACCTCATACATGTTTAAGTAGCTCTGCGAGGACTTCGTCGGGCGTTGGAACCATTCCGCCGGTTCTTCCATAGAACTCAACGGGGACGGAACCTTCGACGGCGAGCCTGACGTCTTCCACCATCTGGCCAGTTGACATCTCGACGGTAAGGATCGTTTTAACACCTTGCGCAGCTTTTTTCAGCTCGGCGTAAGGAAAGGGCCAAAGCGTGATCGGTCTGAAGAGGCCGACTTTTATGCCTTTATTTCGCGCTAGCTTCACGACACTGCCGAGGATTCTTCCCATGGTACCGTATCCCACGAGCATATACTCGGCGTCTTCAAGGGCGATCGCCTCGTACCTGACCTCTCTGACCTTAACTCTTTTGTAAATCTCTTGAATGAGCATGTTCATCTTTTCAAGATTCACGGGATCGATGTCGAACGAAGTGACCTTATTGGCATTACGCCCTGTCGCTCCCCTGAGAGCCCAGGCCGAATGATCGTTTATCCCTTCCAGTTTGACGAATTCCGGGAACTCGACTGGCTCCATCATCTGCCCGAGCATTCCGTCGGCCAGAATAAGTACGGGCATGCGGTACTCATCGGCCATTCGGAAGGCATCTTCCATAAGATCTACTGACTCCTGAATACTGCCAGGCGCGAGGACTATAA
This portion of the Mesotoga infera genome encodes:
- a CDS encoding glycine--tRNA ligase subunit alpha: MYLQNVIANLNNYWSSMGCIIDQPYDVEMGAGTFHPSTFLRSLGKKPWKVAFIQPSRRPTDGRYGENPMRVQRYFQYQVIIKPNPENSQELYLGSLQALGINPVEHDIRFVEDNWESPTLGAWGVGWEVWLDGMEVTQFTYFQQIGGIDVDLVSLEITYGLERITMYLQKKDNIFDIDWNGEFKYGDVFLENEKEFSAYNFDVADTAKLFDFYRMYRDEFDLCLKSGLIRPSYDYMIKCSHAFNLLDARNAISVSQRQSYIKSIREMARSVAQAYVDREGESDA
- the era gene encoding GTPase Era — translated: MSEIFKSGIVALVGKPNVGKSSLINRIIGEKIAIVSDKPQTTRNRIGGIYTTEHGQIVFYDTPGIHKPLHKLGQYILKVATSSLLGVDLLLVMVDPTDGLRESDRLVATHVNGSRVPVFLVINKIDAYSDGKLLHNFSENASRLFENVLERFYISAEKGTGVDSMIEAIFKFLPSGKLLFPEDYITDRSSRFMASEIVREKVLLHTHQEIPHSVGVSVQEFKDEGELLRIRADIVVERNSQKPIILGKGGSMIKLIGSDARRDMEYIFDQKVFLDLFVKVREKWRDKDSMIQEFTNLKDELS
- a CDS encoding 2-oxoacid:acceptor oxidoreductase family protein, with amino-acid sequence MKEHLLVAAGFGGQGVMLLGQVIATAGMFDGKYTTWLPSYGPEMRGGTANCTVVINDEPIGSPITESPNELIVMNIPSLIKFEKQIQPGGVMIINTSVVDRESTRKDIEIVKIDAGAVAERLGNMKVANMVVLGAYIAKTGSVTLEGVRKAFEKKLTGEKATLIELNIQAVKAGMEAVEQ
- a CDS encoding thiamine pyrophosphate-dependent enzyme, producing MIEATYKRPESLAKREFSYCPGCHHGIIHRLVAETIDELNIREKTLMVAPVGCSVFAYEFFDVDGTVAPHGRAPAVATGMKRSLSDRVVFTYQGDGDLAAIGTAEIIHAANRGEKITTIFVNNAIYGMTGGQMAPTTLLGMKTTTSPYGRKSETEGFPLHVSELLKETAGIIYLERVAVSSPQEVRKAKAAIKKAFTVQLRGLGFAMVEVLSTCPTNWGLSPVESIKWLNENMKKEYPLGVFVDKVGDLK
- the murJ gene encoding murein biosynthesis integral membrane protein MurJ; this encodes MRKISRSSSVAVGTLAILTFSIISKGMGFFREMLIAGLFGTSGNLDAVFIAMTPATTLSSIVAGALASIFVPIYHSIKREDALRSKRYAGTVFMVGSLIFLSMGIIFLLIPDLVIKLFAPGFSDETIAYASRKLRFLSIYPLVGGLENLLGTLLKASRRFIQFGISQLIFNVVAIPVILFTYPFLSEASYILAWIVGNALTVLLYALQSRDLFVLKLDRGTRIIETLTLSLPLILSGSLSLINGMVDKAFVSLLPPGRVSSLQYAHTLLGLITFIVTAFLMTSYTELSEFVVSGEHEKTRERLRKTVTSSLNIALPLAVWVISMAEPLVRFIYQRGEFDADSTKLVSMALIGYGALIVISPVSHTCSSYFIARKKLRFITLISFISIMLNVLFDWLLLEPLGHAGIAASTSLVSLNSTVIYNLLMKKEGMKFMPFRRILLLLICAVALYLFVFVLKYFSTTLLWLLLGNAVFFAFFLFSARSEIIAGLSRIRSIRRS
- a CDS encoding MGMT family protein; its protein translation is MMMDEKEISIYKRIYETVKMIPSGKVATYGQIARMVGGCTALMVGYAMAGVSDLEVPWQRVINSKGRISIRDHAGYSLQKAILEREGVEFDESDTVDLSVYGWHGPELYLF
- a CDS encoding MFS transporter, which translates into the protein MKKSRARIVLFLMLFMMVFLNADQMVMSPNIGEIEAEFAITKADIGLIQGSFTIVGALVSLAWGFLADKYNRKLLLLLSVLVGEIPCFLSAFVQSFPQLFITRALTGIGVGALFPVVFSFAGDTFKESHRPKVNAFLSTAISLGAIVGMVIAGFTGSTLGWRIPFIIVSLPNIFLALAFYFLAEEPRRGAAEVAVGDLVDKGYSYTGRVKLSDYLNLFRVRTNLVLFIQGILGTIPWGAIPYYLVNYFETYKNLSKESATLIFIFFGVGNVLGIFLGGLLGGLLYKRKPSYMPLFSGGMTIAGTFVALGALNFPPVEGTGGFFTLGILGMVAAATASMTGPNMKTMLMNVNEPESRGRIFSVFNLTDSLGTGFGQFFAGTLATAVGSLGVAMNASALFWLPCGLVLLVAALTFPRDIARLHTRMQEVAKTMESCK
- the glyS gene encoding glycine--tRNA ligase subunit beta, encoding MHKQKALLEIGVEELPSSEVSAIRNQLREKIEKSLQATRLDYDGLKVFTASRRFGLYIDGLSPKQPDYLEEKKGPSEKIAYKDGEPSRALIGFLKSNGAGIEDITVKDGYVYIERNIPGKSSLEILPGIFRQAVLSLEFKKPMRWGDGTYRFVRPVKWVVSMIDKTVLEMELFGKKASDTTKGHRFYFDEIRVSPEDYFEKLREALVIADGSERERRVLSEIEKTGELLQGKIPIDGELLEEVVSLTEYPTAVVGRFMEKYLSLPPEVIIVTIKHHQRTFPVYREGVLTNNFVAFQDGPGDPLGNIKQGYEDVINARLEDAFFYYEKDLEKPLESYVPGLEEILFQKGLGSFMDKSKRTAALALEIGKLLKAKGGELENIERTALLGKADQVTRVVQEFPEVQGVMGRIYAEKSGESEEVALGIEEHYHDQKVPTTLSGAVVGVADRIDTVVGNFTIGNVPSASKDPYALRRKMAFIFRTMNYLGWKIDLEGLLKTSAGILGGQAFDTLQSVASFCRSRYESYLLEQGFSINVTRAVSDWWRLPYLGERAAKAITEYIEKAEFTDLLIAYQRVHNISKNHDSDAFEGSKFMEQAERDLFNKYLECLESVNSALEKDDFEKALHLLTGLKSSIDRYFDDVFVMDNQEDIRLNRLGFLKSLDGLFLKVGDLSLLLEEERK
- a CDS encoding BaiN/RdsA family NAD(P)/FAD-dependent oxidoreductase encodes the protein MRNILVIGAGPAGLFTAISCTTEGRNVTVLDKNDSPGKKLLMTGSGQCNLTNLKAPKQMLKHYFGIEAERFLKPALMAFDSSRLIEFFQKRGLKMTVRDDGKVFPATLSARDVLEVLLAECEKQGITVECNCRVTSVDRKDDGTFLVKTPGRDFQANYLAITTGGRSYPYTGSSGDGYLFAQKMGHTIQEPRPALSAVYIDDFPLSDLSGISIKQAKVSLWRNGGKIAERREDLLLTHTGLSGPAILHLSREILPGDTLLINLAGWKREDADRLLLERLTINGKKNVKNILADLDLPERLIEKLVELSGAAARTGAEIKKQERKKLERLLTSLEMKVSKTGDFLTAMMTRGGISITEVNSRSMESRLVPNLFFAGEVLDFDGETGGYNLQAAFSTGYLAGISIRAKSGRP